In Paeniglutamicibacter kerguelensis, one genomic interval encodes:
- a CDS encoding FABP family protein: MPIEIPTDLTPELVPLSWLLGTWEGNGRLGEGEDDDEFFWQSVSFTQNGLPFLEYRSESWVTDEQGTKLRPLSVETGFWSLERPMVDGDLGPGMIPGDIVPTLRSAEDVEALRTEDNGFKIQANIAHPGAISELYYGVIKGPQIQLATDLVMRGSNSKEYASATRIYGLVNGDLYWRWDVSTGGNELKAHASAALKKQA, from the coding sequence ATGCCAATTGAGATCCCCACAGACTTGACCCCCGAGCTCGTACCACTTTCCTGGCTCCTCGGAACCTGGGAAGGCAACGGCCGCCTCGGCGAGGGGGAAGACGACGACGAGTTCTTCTGGCAGAGCGTGAGCTTCACGCAGAACGGCTTGCCGTTCCTGGAATACCGATCCGAATCGTGGGTCACCGACGAGCAGGGCACCAAGTTGCGCCCGCTTTCGGTTGAAACGGGATTCTGGTCGTTGGAACGCCCCATGGTGGACGGCGATCTTGGCCCGGGCATGATTCCGGGCGACATTGTTCCGACCCTGCGTTCGGCCGAAGACGTTGAAGCCTTGCGGACCGAAGACAACGGGTTCAAGATCCAGGCCAACATCGCGCACCCCGGGGCGATCTCCGAGCTTTATTACGGTGTCATCAAGGGCCCGCAAATCCAGCTGGCCACCGACTTGGTGATGCGCGGTTCCAACTCCAAGGAATACGCCTCGGCCACCCGCATCTACGGGCTGGTCAACGGCGACCTGTACTGGCGTTGGGATGTATCCACCGGCGGCAACGAACTGAAGGCCCACGCCTCAGCCGCACTCAAGAAACAGGCATAA
- a CDS encoding RNA degradosome polyphosphate kinase codes for MDPQPVTTALGLTDVPAARATQDRIELPDFGPSPVPDGDFADDRFLDRELSWLHFNARVLELAEDPEVHLLERVNFLSIFSSNLDEFFMVRVAGLKRRIATGLAVPSAAGMSPIDQLEMILSDAHALQLRHAKVFAEQVRPALENEQILLTTWDELDTRAQQELHRWFIDQVFPILTPLAVDPAHPFPYISGLSLNLAVVVRNPVSGKELFARLKVPDTMPRLISVDGPRAGNTAGRVARFITLEDVIAQHLEHLFAGMEIVEHHFFRVTRNEDLEVEEDDAENLLQALEKELLRRRFGPPVRLEVVDDISPNIRALLVRELGIEEDEVFALPAPLDLRGLVVIAGIDRPDLHFPKQLAHTSRHLNESETSKAANVFAAMRRRDILLHHPYDSFSTSVQAFLEQAANDPKVMAIKQTLYRTSGDSPIVDALIDAAEAGKQVLALVEIKARFDEQANISWARKLEQAGVHVVYGIVGLKTHSKLSLVIRREGDKLRRYCHIGTGNYHPRTARYYEDLGLLTSDEQVGEDLSHLFNQLSGYAPRSTFKRLLVAPRSLRSGLIDRIEAEIANRRAGLAARVVIKVNSMVDEAIIDALYRASQAGVRVDVIVRGICALRPGIPGLSENIRVRSILGRFLEHSRVFMFANAGAPMIYIGSADMMHRNLDRRVEALVSLSSHEDIAELVLLLDRYMDPGTASWHLDAEGAWTRHHKDANGAPLQDIQSWLLDSRARQRTAVRR; via the coding sequence ATGGACCCGCAACCAGTCACCACCGCCCTGGGCCTCACCGACGTACCGGCGGCCCGCGCGACCCAAGACCGGATCGAGCTGCCCGACTTCGGCCCCTCCCCGGTGCCCGACGGCGATTTCGCCGACGACAGGTTCCTGGACCGGGAGCTGAGCTGGCTGCACTTCAACGCCCGCGTGCTCGAGCTCGCCGAGGACCCGGAGGTGCACCTGCTGGAGCGGGTCAACTTCCTCTCGATCTTCTCCTCGAACCTCGACGAGTTCTTCATGGTCCGCGTCGCGGGACTCAAGCGCCGCATCGCCACGGGCCTTGCCGTGCCCTCCGCGGCCGGCATGAGCCCGATCGACCAGCTGGAAATGATCCTCAGCGATGCGCACGCACTGCAGTTGCGCCACGCGAAGGTCTTCGCCGAGCAGGTCCGCCCCGCCCTGGAGAACGAGCAGATCCTGCTCACCACCTGGGACGAGCTCGATACCCGCGCGCAGCAGGAGCTGCACCGCTGGTTCATCGACCAGGTCTTCCCGATCCTCACCCCGCTGGCCGTCGACCCTGCCCACCCCTTCCCGTACATCTCCGGGCTCTCGCTGAACCTGGCCGTGGTGGTCCGCAACCCGGTGAGCGGCAAGGAGCTCTTCGCCCGCCTGAAGGTGCCGGACACCATGCCGCGGCTGATTTCCGTGGACGGGCCGCGCGCCGGCAACACCGCCGGCCGGGTGGCTCGCTTCATCACGCTCGAGGACGTGATCGCCCAGCACCTGGAGCACCTGTTCGCCGGCATGGAGATCGTCGAGCACCACTTCTTCCGCGTCACCCGCAACGAGGACCTTGAAGTCGAAGAAGACGACGCCGAGAACCTGCTGCAAGCCCTGGAAAAGGAATTGCTGCGCCGCCGTTTCGGCCCTCCGGTGCGCCTTGAGGTGGTCGACGACATTTCCCCGAACATCCGCGCCCTGCTGGTGCGCGAGCTGGGCATCGAGGAGGACGAGGTCTTCGCCCTCCCGGCCCCGCTGGATTTGCGCGGCCTGGTTGTCATCGCCGGCATCGACCGCCCGGACCTGCACTTCCCCAAGCAGCTGGCGCACACCTCCCGGCACCTGAACGAGTCAGAGACCTCCAAGGCCGCCAACGTGTTCGCCGCGATGCGCCGCCGCGACATCCTGCTGCACCACCCCTACGATTCGTTCTCCACCTCCGTCCAGGCGTTCCTGGAGCAGGCGGCCAACGACCCGAAGGTCATGGCCATCAAGCAGACGCTCTACCGCACCTCCGGCGATTCGCCGATCGTGGACGCGTTGATCGACGCCGCCGAGGCCGGCAAGCAGGTGCTGGCGCTGGTGGAGATCAAGGCGCGCTTCGACGAGCAGGCCAACATCTCCTGGGCGCGCAAGCTGGAACAGGCCGGCGTGCACGTGGTCTACGGCATCGTGGGCCTGAAGACGCACTCCAAGCTTTCCCTGGTGATCCGCCGCGAGGGCGACAAGCTGCGCCGCTACTGCCACATCGGCACCGGCAACTACCACCCGCGCACGGCACGCTACTACGAGGACCTGGGCCTGCTCACCAGCGACGAGCAGGTCGGCGAGGACCTCTCGCACCTGTTCAACCAGCTCTCCGGCTACGCGCCGCGTTCCACGTTCAAGCGCCTGCTGGTCGCCCCGCGCTCGCTGCGCTCCGGGCTGATCGACCGGATCGAGGCGGAGATCGCCAACCGCCGCGCCGGGCTTGCGGCCCGCGTGGTGATCAAGGTGAACTCCATGGTCGATGAGGCGATCATCGACGCGCTGTACCGGGCCTCCCAGGCAGGGGTGCGCGTCGACGTGATCGTGCGCGGCATATGCGCGCTGCGCCCGGGCATCCCGGGGCTGAGCGAAAACATCCGGGTGCGCTCGATCCTGGGCCGCTTCCTGGAGCACAGCCGCGTGTTCATGTTCGCCAACGCCGGGGCACCGATGATCTACATCGGCTCCGCCGACATGATGCACCGCAACCTGGACCGCCGGGTGGAGGCGCTTGTCTCGCTGAGCAGCCACGAGGACATCGCCGAACTCGTCTTGCTGCTGGACCGGTACATGGATCCGGGAACCGCCAGCTGGCACCTTGACGCCGAGGGTGCCTGGACCCGCCACCACAAGGATGCGAACGGCGCGCCCTTGCAGGACATCCAGTCCTGGCTGCTGGATTCACGGGCCCGCCAGCGGACGGCAGTGAGGCGCTAA
- a CDS encoding integrase core domain-containing protein — protein MNTPSTATLARIFRERDVARSEPRKKPRAAWRRFAYPAPNACWQLDATEYVLTVGRKCVVFQLQDDHSRLAVATLATSGETSETALAVVKKGIAAHGAPQRLLADNGTALNPSRRGAIGQRVTYMTSLGVSMITGKPYKPTNQGKHERFHQTLFRYLDKQPMANSLAELQAQVDRFDLIYNTQRPHQGLPGHITPQQAWDATEIAEAPRPDVTKSPQDRDAEPSDPLPQSPASSEPPTGHGTSYALG, from the coding sequence ATGAATACACCGTCCACAGCCACGTTGGCGAGGATCTTTCGCGAACGGGACGTGGCCCGCAGCGAGCCACGGAAGAAACCACGCGCAGCGTGGCGCCGCTTCGCCTATCCAGCCCCCAATGCGTGTTGGCAACTGGATGCCACCGAATACGTATTGACCGTTGGACGAAAGTGCGTGGTCTTCCAGCTGCAAGATGATCATTCCAGGCTGGCTGTCGCCACGTTGGCCACTTCGGGGGAAACCAGCGAAACGGCCCTGGCGGTGGTGAAGAAGGGTATCGCGGCACACGGGGCACCCCAACGCCTTCTCGCCGACAACGGGACCGCACTAAATCCAAGCCGACGAGGCGCCATCGGCCAACGAGTCACCTACATGACGTCTTTGGGAGTCAGCATGATCACGGGCAAACCCTACAAGCCCACGAACCAGGGCAAGCACGAAAGGTTCCATCAAACCTTGTTCCGCTACCTGGATAAGCAACCCATGGCCAACTCATTGGCCGAATTACAAGCACAGGTTGATCGGTTCGACCTCATCTACAACACCCAACGGCCGCACCAAGGACTGCCCGGGCACATCACCCCGCAGCAAGCCTGGGATGCCACCGAGATCGCCGAGGCACCACGCCCGGACGTAACCAAATCACCGCAGGATCGTGACGCGGAGCCCTCAGATCCTTTGCCCCAGAGTCCTGCGTCGTCCGAGCCCCCTACTGGCCACGGAACCAGCTACGCTTTGGGCTGA
- a CDS encoding YgfZ/GcvT domain-containing protein has protein sequence MALSPLLSRPAAVAGSGVDEGVAAHYGELSAEQRRLLAGTAVADMSHFDVVTLSGEDRLSWLNTLSSQMLLELRPGQSAQTLLLTVQGRVEFDIRILADEDKLWLLVEPGQGAPLAAWLDRMRFMLRVEVTDVSEDFGLVGACTPQPALEAYPCWVDSWPEISPGGYAYSVGEHPGAERPWREYIIPLGELESAVADLQLAGMMAVEALRIAAWRPRFGFETDEKTIPHELDLVRTAVHLNKGCYKGQETVARVHNIGHPPRRIVFLHLDGSMHTLPAVGSEVRLGEKTIGKITSVATHFEAGPIALALIKRNIDPDAALQVVDGEEAYAASQETIVTTDAGQTAGRFTGFLRQPHQ, from the coding sequence ATGGCGCTCTCGCCGTTGTTGTCACGACCGGCCGCAGTGGCCGGATCCGGGGTTGATGAGGGCGTGGCCGCCCACTACGGGGAACTGAGCGCCGAACAGCGCAGGTTGCTCGCGGGAACCGCGGTGGCCGACATGTCCCACTTCGACGTGGTGACGCTCTCCGGGGAAGACCGGTTGAGCTGGCTCAACACGCTCTCCAGCCAGATGCTGCTGGAATTGCGCCCGGGCCAAAGCGCCCAGACCTTGCTGCTGACGGTCCAGGGCCGCGTCGAATTCGACATCCGCATCCTGGCCGACGAGGACAAGCTGTGGCTGCTGGTCGAACCCGGCCAGGGCGCCCCGCTTGCCGCGTGGCTCGACCGCATGCGCTTCATGTTGCGCGTTGAGGTCACGGACGTCAGTGAGGACTTCGGCCTGGTCGGGGCCTGCACGCCGCAGCCCGCGCTGGAGGCCTACCCCTGCTGGGTCGATTCCTGGCCGGAGATCTCCCCGGGCGGCTACGCCTATTCCGTGGGGGAGCACCCGGGCGCCGAACGCCCGTGGCGTGAATACATCATCCCGCTCGGCGAGCTTGAGTCCGCCGTCGCGGACCTGCAGCTGGCCGGCATGATGGCCGTCGAGGCGCTTCGCATCGCCGCATGGCGTCCGCGCTTCGGCTTCGAGACCGACGAGAAGACCATTCCCCACGAGCTGGACCTGGTCCGCACGGCCGTGCACCTGAACAAGGGCTGTTACAAGGGCCAGGAAACCGTCGCCCGCGTCCACAACATCGGGCACCCGCCGCGCCGCATCGTGTTCTTGCACCTCGACGGGTCAATGCACACCCTGCCGGCCGTTGGCTCGGAGGTCCGCCTGGGCGAGAAGACCATCGGCAAGATCACCTCGGTGGCCACCCACTTCGAGGCTGGCCCGATCGCGTTGGCCTTGATCAAGCGCAACATTGATCCGGATGCGGCCCTGCAGGTCGTCGACGGGGAAGAGGCCTACGCGGCCTCGCAGGAAACGATCGTGACAACCGACGCCGGGCAGACCGCCGGTCGCTTCACCGGTTTCCTGCGCCAGCCGCACCAGTAG
- the mshD gene encoding mycothiol synthase, translating into MNAARNPLVSIDIVKGAPEQNVLRAVRTLVAAAEEADGNPPLGEQTLLQLRSEPDTDAILGAYAYLAESADYDSPELVGAAVAVLGSAGQPGTLELAVHPSFREDGIARSLLEALAEHTDLTALRAWAHGNHEGAAKLAERFGFTPVRELWRMRLVHGTSVPAPALPAGTCIRAFNPDTDGPAWVAANAAAFAHHPEQGAMTLADLHARMGEGWFDAAGFLLAVDGADNILGFHWTKVHPATSSPTTGEHQAIGEIYVVGVVPAAQGTGLGKALTLAGIEHLNGKGLDALMLYVDADNTAAVALYRKLGFTKWDVDVMYAPAGAQDSVE; encoded by the coding sequence ATGAACGCCGCCAGAAACCCCCTAGTCTCCATCGACATCGTCAAGGGCGCACCGGAACAAAACGTCCTTCGCGCGGTGCGCACGCTTGTTGCAGCGGCCGAGGAAGCCGACGGCAACCCGCCACTGGGCGAACAGACGCTGCTGCAATTGCGCAGCGAGCCGGACACCGACGCCATCCTCGGCGCCTACGCCTACCTTGCGGAAAGCGCGGACTACGATTCGCCGGAGCTGGTCGGCGCCGCTGTCGCGGTTCTGGGCAGCGCCGGCCAGCCGGGCACCCTGGAACTTGCCGTGCACCCCTCGTTCCGCGAGGACGGGATCGCCCGTTCGCTGCTCGAGGCCCTGGCCGAGCACACGGACCTCACCGCGCTGCGCGCCTGGGCCCACGGAAACCACGAGGGCGCGGCCAAGCTCGCCGAGCGCTTCGGCTTCACCCCGGTGCGCGAACTGTGGCGCATGCGCCTGGTCCACGGCACCTCCGTGCCCGCCCCGGCGCTCCCGGCCGGCACCTGCATCCGCGCCTTCAACCCGGACACCGACGGCCCGGCCTGGGTCGCGGCGAACGCGGCGGCATTCGCGCACCACCCGGAACAGGGCGCCATGACCCTGGCGGACCTGCACGCCCGCATGGGCGAGGGCTGGTTCGATGCCGCTGGCTTCCTGCTCGCCGTCGACGGGGCGGACAACATCCTGGGCTTCCACTGGACCAAGGTGCACCCCGCGACCTCCTCCCCCACCACCGGGGAGCACCAGGCGATCGGCGAAATCTACGTGGTGGGCGTGGTCCCGGCCGCGCAGGGCACCGGCCTGGGCAAGGCTCTGACCCTGGCCGGCATCGAACACCTGAACGGCAAGGGTCTGGACGCGCTGATGCTCTACGTGGACGCGGACAACACGGCCGCCGTCGCACTGTACCGGAAGCTCGGTTTCACCAAGTGGGATGTCGATGTCATGTACGCCCCGGCGGGCGCGCAGGATTCGGTAGAGTAA
- a CDS encoding NF038396 family protein, with product MKDSLKALKTHPEALFVLGYMFFPLFALIFAGLGLFLILTGSKIMGLVLLLTLTQVFAFSSLWAVGARKKLLAEEDKKP from the coding sequence GTGAAGGACAGCCTAAAGGCGCTGAAGACCCACCCCGAGGCACTTTTTGTCTTGGGCTACATGTTCTTCCCGCTCTTTGCCCTGATCTTTGCGGGCCTTGGCCTGTTCCTGATCCTGACCGGCTCCAAGATCATGGGCCTGGTCCTGCTGCTTACGCTGACCCAGGTCTTTGCCTTCAGTTCGCTCTGGGCCGTTGGTGCACGCAAGAAGTTGCTGGCCGAAGAAGACAAGAAGCCGTAA
- a CDS encoding response regulator transcription factor, protein MASILLLTNAPGPSPDVVPALELLSHQVRILPAQATALLDAEDAQIILVDGRKDLVASRTLCQLLRTTGISRPVLLVLTEGGMAAVSGQWQVDDVFLDTAGPAEVEARLRLALVRAVPQDEPEVAPIRAAGVLIDEASYTAKVHGTPLNLTYKEFELLKYLAQHPGRVFSREQLLHEVWGYDYYGGTRTVDVHVRRLRAKLGTDHEQLIGTVRNVGYRFTPQRQENPEVVDA, encoded by the coding sequence GTGGCAAGCATCCTTTTGCTGACAAATGCACCTGGGCCGTCCCCCGATGTCGTTCCTGCCTTGGAGCTGCTCTCGCACCAGGTCCGTATCCTGCCCGCCCAGGCAACCGCGCTGCTGGACGCCGAGGATGCACAGATCATCCTGGTCGACGGGCGCAAGGACCTGGTTGCCTCCCGCACCCTGTGCCAGCTGCTGCGGACCACGGGCATCAGCCGCCCCGTCCTGCTGGTCCTCACCGAGGGCGGCATGGCGGCAGTGTCCGGCCAGTGGCAGGTCGACGATGTATTCCTTGACACCGCCGGGCCGGCCGAGGTCGAGGCCCGGCTGCGCCTGGCCCTGGTCCGGGCCGTTCCGCAGGACGAACCGGAGGTGGCCCCGATCCGCGCCGCCGGCGTCCTGATCGACGAGGCAAGCTACACGGCGAAGGTCCACGGCACCCCGCTGAACCTGACCTACAAGGAATTCGAGCTGCTGAAGTACCTGGCCCAGCACCCCGGGCGGGTCTTCAGCCGCGAACAGCTGCTCCACGAGGTCTGGGGCTACGACTACTACGGGGGCACCCGCACCGTGGACGTTCACGTGCGGCGGCTGCGCGCCAAGCTTGGCACCGACCACGAGCAACTCATCGGGACGGTGCGCAATGTCGGATACCGGTTCACCCCGCAACGCCAAGAAAACCCCGAGGTCGTCGACGCCTAG
- a CDS encoding GntR family transcriptional regulator: MSALVTVDLRDATPPFEQIRTQIASLIAVGRLADGSRLPTVRSLASDLGVATGTVARAYKELEAAGLIESRRRLGTVVTHPPAGDGETKADHEIELRISELVAEARTAGIDDETLLALVRGRLRATD; this comes from the coding sequence TTGAGCGCACTTGTCACCGTCGATTTGCGCGACGCCACTCCCCCGTTTGAACAGATCCGCACACAGATCGCCTCGCTGATCGCCGTCGGCCGACTCGCCGACGGCTCGCGTCTGCCCACGGTGCGGTCCCTGGCTTCAGACCTTGGCGTGGCAACCGGCACTGTGGCCCGCGCCTACAAGGAACTCGAGGCGGCCGGACTCATCGAGAGCCGGCGGCGTCTCGGCACCGTAGTCACCCACCCCCCGGCCGGCGACGGCGAGACAAAGGCCGACCACGAGATCGAGCTCAGGATCTCCGAACTGGTAGCAGAGGCACGTACAGCGGGCATAGACGACGAGACACTGCTGGCCTTGGTCCGGGGCCGGCTGCGCGCCACCGACTAG
- a CDS encoding thymidylate synthase, whose product MTIQTPYEDLLREVLAHGNAKGDRTGTGTFSVFGRQMRFDLSESFPLITTKRVHFKSVAVELLWFLRGDSNISYLQENGVKIWDEWADAEGELGPVYGVQWRSWPTADGRHIDQISQVMDSLRENPDSRRHIVSAWNVSEIENMALPPCHAFFQFYVADGKLSCQLYQRSADMFLGVPFNIASYALLTRMMADQLGLQPGEFVWTGGDTHIYANHLEQVKEQLSREPYPYPQLRITRTPDSIFEYTVDDFVIEDYQHHPTIKAPIAV is encoded by the coding sequence GTGACGATTCAAACCCCATACGAAGACTTGCTGCGTGAAGTCCTGGCCCACGGCAACGCCAAGGGCGACCGGACCGGCACCGGCACCTTCAGTGTTTTTGGCCGCCAAATGCGCTTTGACCTGTCGGAATCCTTCCCGCTGATCACCACCAAGCGCGTCCATTTCAAGTCCGTGGCAGTGGAACTTTTGTGGTTCCTGCGCGGGGACTCGAACATCTCCTATCTTCAAGAGAACGGCGTGAAGATCTGGGACGAATGGGCGGATGCCGAGGGCGAACTCGGTCCGGTGTACGGCGTGCAGTGGCGCTCATGGCCCACGGCCGACGGCCGACACATCGACCAGATTTCGCAGGTCATGGATTCGCTGCGCGAGAACCCCGATTCCCGCCGCCACATCGTCTCGGCGTGGAACGTCTCGGAGATCGAGAACATGGCACTGCCGCCATGCCACGCCTTCTTCCAGTTCTACGTCGCCGACGGCAAGCTTTCCTGCCAGCTCTACCAGCGCAGCGCAGACATGTTCTTGGGCGTCCCCTTCAACATCGCCTCCTACGCATTGCTGACCCGCATGATGGCGGACCAGCTGGGCCTCCAGCCCGGCGAGTTCGTCTGGACCGGCGGCGACACCCACATCTACGCCAACCACCTGGAGCAGGTCAAGGAACAGCTCTCCCGCGAGCCGTACCCGTACCCGCAGCTGCGCATCACGCGCACCCCCGATTCAATCTTCGAATACACGGTCGACGACTTCGTCATCGAGGATTACCAACACCACCCGACGATTAAGGCCCCCATCGCCGTATGA
- a CDS encoding dihydrofolate reductase yields MSNLNSSAGHRAETTTPERLGMIWAEAANRVIGLNGSMPWHLPEDMAHFKRTTLGHPVIMGRKTWESFPEKFRPLSNRTNIVITRDASTHAALSAAGATPVSSPEEALEVARASDGAEEIWVIGGGEIYTALATKANLAIVTVINDSLKGDTIAPALDAAWTMAMSEPDTGWLKSANGTEYRIEAWERAA; encoded by the coding sequence ATGAGCAACCTGAATTCCAGCGCCGGACACCGCGCCGAGACCACCACCCCCGAACGACTCGGCATGATCTGGGCGGAGGCAGCAAACCGTGTCATCGGCTTGAACGGGAGCATGCCGTGGCACCTGCCCGAGGACATGGCCCATTTCAAGCGCACCACCCTTGGCCACCCGGTCATCATGGGCCGCAAGACCTGGGAATCGTTCCCGGAAAAGTTCCGCCCGCTGAGCAACCGCACCAACATCGTCATCACCCGTGATGCATCGACCCACGCCGCTCTGAGCGCCGCGGGTGCCACCCCCGTTTCCTCGCCGGAGGAAGCACTGGAGGTTGCGCGCGCCAGCGACGGCGCCGAGGAGATCTGGGTCATCGGCGGCGGGGAAATCTACACGGCACTGGCCACGAAGGCCAACCTGGCGATCGTCACCGTGATCAACGACAGCTTGAAGGGCGACACCATCGCCCCGGCATTGGACGCGGCCTGGACCATGGCCATGAGCGAGCCGGACACCGGATGGCTGAAGTCGGCCAACGGCACCGAATACCGCATCGAGGCATGGGAGCGCGCCGCGTGA
- a CDS encoding GNAT family N-acetyltransferase — MAVANHGTVPRKIVHQGLRLDNDRDRGRYSLWQGPTYVGFLGYHLEEGVATLQHTIINEEYGRQGYARALVTLVLEDLRKQNAKIVPECTYVQGYLSRYPEYNDMLAA, encoded by the coding sequence ATGGCTGTTGCAAATCACGGCACCGTCCCACGGAAGATCGTTCACCAGGGACTGCGGTTGGACAACGACCGGGACCGCGGCCGCTACAGCCTGTGGCAGGGCCCCACCTATGTGGGATTCCTCGGCTACCACCTCGAGGAGGGCGTGGCGACGCTGCAGCACACCATCATCAATGAGGAGTACGGCCGGCAGGGCTACGCCCGCGCGCTTGTCACGTTGGTGCTGGAGGACCTGCGCAAGCAGAACGCGAAAATCGTTCCCGAGTGCACCTACGTGCAGGGCTACCTGAGCCGCTACCCCGAGTACAACGACATGCTCGCCGCCTGA
- a CDS encoding NUDIX hydrolase encodes MLRSCDSQEVREGAFAVVAAGAIVWRINQGELEVLMIHRDRYNDWSWPKGKLDEGETMPECAAREVFEEVGLDIELGIPLPAMTYQVASGTKVVYYWAAKTPGTKPVPDGRETDAVRWCAPKMAGKWLTNPGDMAPLEALVHAHKAGKLETQPFLVVRHAKAKPRSNWTREEGKRPLAATGQRQALAVARLLDAWRPERVASSPWTRCVQTITPYVKQHRFTVKLLNSTTEHEANRHPRKARKAVAKLLDKCRSQVLCTHRPVLPLILEELTSRMGESLAAFLPAEDPFLRPGSLLVVHQPVGGKGKLVSVEVYDAFED; translated from the coding sequence ATGCTTCGCTCCTGTGATTCCCAGGAGGTTCGTGAGGGTGCCTTCGCCGTGGTCGCGGCCGGTGCCATCGTTTGGCGTATCAACCAGGGCGAGCTGGAAGTCCTGATGATCCACCGGGACCGCTACAACGACTGGTCTTGGCCCAAGGGCAAGCTCGACGAGGGCGAGACCATGCCCGAGTGCGCCGCCCGCGAGGTCTTCGAGGAGGTGGGGCTCGACATCGAGTTGGGCATCCCGCTTCCCGCGATGACCTACCAGGTGGCCAGCGGCACCAAGGTCGTCTACTACTGGGCCGCCAAGACTCCCGGCACCAAGCCCGTTCCCGACGGCCGGGAAACCGACGCCGTGCGCTGGTGCGCCCCGAAGATGGCCGGCAAGTGGCTGACCAACCCCGGTGACATGGCTCCGCTGGAGGCGCTGGTGCATGCGCACAAGGCCGGGAAGCTGGAGACCCAGCCCTTCCTGGTGGTGCGCCACGCAAAGGCCAAGCCGCGCTCGAACTGGACCAGGGAAGAAGGCAAGCGCCCGCTGGCCGCTACGGGCCAGCGCCAGGCGTTAGCCGTGGCCCGCCTGCTGGATGCCTGGCGCCCGGAGCGGGTGGCGTCCAGCCCATGGACCCGGTGCGTGCAGACCATCACCCCGTACGTGAAACAGCACCGTTTCACCGTCAAGCTGCTGAACTCCACCACCGAGCACGAGGCCAACCGCCACCCGCGCAAGGCGCGGAAGGCCGTTGCCAAGCTGTTGGACAAGTGCCGGTCGCAGGTCCTGTGCACGCACCGGCCGGTGTTGCCGCTGATCCTCGAGGAACTGACATCCCGGATGGGCGAATCGCTCGCCGCGTTCCTGCCCGCCGAGGATCCGTTCCTGCGCCCGGGTTCCCTGCTGGTGGTCCATCAACCGGTTGGTGGCAAGGGGAAACTCGTTTCAGTGGAAGTTTACGACGCGTTTGAAGACTAG
- a CDS encoding NAD(P)-binding protein, with translation MDRTGGRRQEWASRRTRNSRAAPPGFPGPGRSDGARRDMKALVAGAGLAGLVAARQLGLAGWEVEVLEKAAAPPSNRAHAARKPRPLPWANQCRTNRSRSVPHWNPPGWTRDPSTCKTR, from the coding sequence ATGGACAGGACGGGTGGACGGCGGCAAGAATGGGCCAGCCGGCGCACCCGGAATTCCCGGGCCGCACCGCCCGGGTTCCCTGGGCCAGGCCGATCCGATGGTGCGAGGCGGGACATGAAGGCTCTGGTGGCGGGGGCGGGACTGGCGGGCCTCGTCGCGGCCCGCCAGCTGGGCTTGGCCGGCTGGGAGGTCGAGGTCCTTGAGAAGGCCGCGGCGCCGCCCTCGAACCGCGCTCACGCCGCCCGAAAACCTCGCCCACTGCCTTGGGCGAATCAGTGTAGGACCAATCGGTCAAGGTCCGTGCCGCACTGGAATCCTCCGGGCTGGACCAGGGACCCATCAACGTGCAAGACAAGATGA